A genomic stretch from Helianthus annuus cultivar XRQ/B chromosome 1, HanXRQr2.0-SUNRISE, whole genome shotgun sequence includes:
- the LOC110872042 gene encoding 50S ribosomal protein L24 isoform X1 produces the protein MGWKAAQKLIHHWKILRGDNVMIIRGKDRGETGTIKRVIRSQNRVIVEGKNLVKKHIKQGQGHEGGIFTVEAPLHVSNVQIVDPVTGQPCKVGIRYQEDGTKVRVARGIGASGSIIPRPEILKIRATPRPTIAGPKDTPIELVHEKTYDAKTGKGMPGL, from the exons ATGGGATGGAAAGCAGCTCAAAAGCTCATACATCACTGGAAGATTTTGCGAGGAGATAAT GTGATGATAATTAGGGGAAAAGATAGGGGTGAAACTGGCACTATAAAACGTGTGATTCGCTCTCAGAATCGTGTTATTGTTGAGGGAAAAAATCTG GTAAAGAAACATATAAAGCAAGGGCAAGGCCATGAAGGTGGGATATTTACCGTAGAAGCCCCTCTTCATGTCTCAAATGTTCAAATCGTTGATCCAGTTACAGG GCAGCCTTGTAAGGTTGGAATAAGGTATCAAGAAGACGGTACTAAAGTAAGAGTTGCAAGAGGGATAGGAGCATCTGGGTCGATTATTCCTCGTCCTGAGATTTTGAAAATTAGGGCTACTCCACGCCCAACAATCG CAGGGCCGAAGGATACTCCTATAGAGCTGGTGCACGAGAAGACGTATGATGCTAAAACTGGTAAGGGCATGCCAGGTCTTTAG
- the LOC110872042 gene encoding 50S ribosomal protein L24 isoform X2: protein MGWKAAQKLIHHWKILRGDNVMIIRGKDRGETGTIKRVIRSQNRVIVEGKNLVKKHIKQGQGHEGGIFTVEAPLHVSNVQIVDPVTGQPCKVGIRYQEDGTKVRVARGIGASGSIIPRPEILKIRATPRPTIGPKDTPIELVHEKTYDAKTGKGMPGL, encoded by the exons ATGGGATGGAAAGCAGCTCAAAAGCTCATACATCACTGGAAGATTTTGCGAGGAGATAAT GTGATGATAATTAGGGGAAAAGATAGGGGTGAAACTGGCACTATAAAACGTGTGATTCGCTCTCAGAATCGTGTTATTGTTGAGGGAAAAAATCTG GTAAAGAAACATATAAAGCAAGGGCAAGGCCATGAAGGTGGGATATTTACCGTAGAAGCCCCTCTTCATGTCTCAAATGTTCAAATCGTTGATCCAGTTACAGG GCAGCCTTGTAAGGTTGGAATAAGGTATCAAGAAGACGGTACTAAAGTAAGAGTTGCAAGAGGGATAGGAGCATCTGGGTCGATTATTCCTCGTCCTGAGATTTTGAAAATTAGGGCTACTCCACGCCCAACAATCG GGCCGAAGGATACTCCTATAGAGCTGGTGCACGAGAAGACGTATGATGCTAAAACTGGTAAGGGCATGCCAGGTCTTTAG